The segment catccatgtccctgcaaaggacatgaactcatccttttttatggctgcatagtattccatggtgtatatgtgccacattttctttctttctccttctttctttccctccttccttccttctttctttctttctttccttccttccttccttccttccttccttccttccttccttccttccttccttccttccttccttccttccttccttccttccttccttccttcctctctctctctctctttctttctttctctctcttgagatggagtctcactctatcgcccaggctggagtgcagtggtgcgatctcggctcactgcaaactccgcctcctgggttcacgccattctcctgcctcagcctcctgagtagctgggactacaggtgcctgctactgcgcctggctaatttttttgtttgtatttttagtagagatggggtttcacagtgttagccaggatggtctcaatcttctgacctcgtgatctgcccacctcggcctcccaaagtgctgggattacaggcatgagccaccacgcctggcctacattttcttaatccagtctatcattgatggacatttggagtggttccaagtctttgctactgtgaatagtaccgcaataaacatatgtgtacatgtgtctttatagcagtatgatttataatcctttgggtatatacccagtaatgggattgctgggttaaatggtatcttttagtcctagatccttgatgaattgccacactgtcttccacaatggttgaactaatttacactcccaccaacagtgtaaaagcgttcctatttctccacatcctctccagcatctgttgtttcctgactttttaattcttgccattctaactggtgtgagacggtatctcattgtggttttgatttgcatttatctgatgaccagtgatgatgaggattttttttttttttttttttttttttttttttttttttttttaatttcagagtttTATTGTATTGCACTAAAGGAACAGCAGGATGGTTATACAATTTTCTCTCGTTCAGTTTTGAAAATCTTAAGTACCTGCAAATTCTTAAGAATACCTTTACCACCAGATTAGAACAGTAAGAATAACCAATTTCTTAATAAGTAATGtcttacaaataaaaacacatttaaaatacctttaaatGCATTCTTCACAAGTAATtcagcatatatattttatatcatgtttACTTATGCTTAAGAATTAAAGCAAGTATATTTATTACTCCAATGGAAATATGGGAAATCTCTCATTCATGCAATATACAGGGATAATATTCAAGTCGAAGGGAAAATTCCCGCTTTTACTTTTGTAAATGGATCCGTATATAATCATCTAcatgacagataaggaaacccaTGAAGTTTCCCACTAGTCAGATACACATTTTCAATTCATCAGAAGCACCTGATATCTACAGCTAATTTATAATTAGATACTGTTTCAATGAAACCAAAATGAGCCCTACAAGTTCCTATGAACAAAAGCTTCCAATGTACTAGGACAGTCAGTAATTAATGCATCATTCAGAGGATTATGGCTGTTCCTTAAGAAGTGCAAGTTCAAACCTGTCAACACCAGAGGtaatcattttatattaatttatacgTAATTCCATTTAAATTCTTTATCCAAGTATAACATATGAAAACAGTCTTTCCACAAGCAAAAAAtgtggaaacatttaaaaataaggagtcattttttaaagtaactgatCAGATTCCACAGGCTACTCTTGGACAGGATCTTGCTGGATAGAATCTCTTCATTTGGTGGCTTTTTGCATGCACTTAACTGGACCAATTCTTCTGTGTGTTGTTCTAAGAGCTCACCAAAACATAGATCATGCCGTATAGGTAGTAAAAAAATGCTAGAAGATAAAAAGCTAATTTGCACCATCCTTCCTTCTGACAATATGCTAGAATATCTGCATTCATGATGGTTGTAGGGTCATAGAGTCCTGGGCCACTCATCACTGGTCTACTCATATACCTCCAAATATGATATGCCAAGAGGGGCATGTTGAGGCCCAGTGTAAGCCACTCCGCTGCACAGAGAAACATGACACAGAAGAAAGCGTGGATGAGGTACTCTGGGAGTACAAGGGGATTCAGGGTATTACACTGGTCTATAGGATTCTTGTAATCGGTCTTCAGCTCATCAAATGCTATAATGTGCCAAATGGCGAAGAAGATGAGCGCGGCAGTGAGCAGCAGCGCCAGCATGTAGCAGAAGGCCGCGAACGTGAACGCCATGGTtagggaggaggagcagggagcaGCGCCGGTGCCAGCGGAGAAagggtgagcattttttcatgtgtccattggctgcatagatgtcttcttttgaaaggtgtctgttgatattctttgcccactttttgatggggttgtttgtttttttcttgtaaacttgtttgagttctttgtagattctggatattagccctttgtcagaaagatgggtagattgcaaaaattttctcccattctgtaggttgcctgttcactctgatggtagtttcttttgctgtgcagaagttctttagtttaattagatcccatttgtctattttggcttttgttgccattgctgttggtgttttagtcatgaagtccttgcccattcctgtgttctgaatggtattgcctgggttttcttctagggtttttatggttttatgtttaacatttaagtctttaatccagcttgaattaatttttgtataagtgtaaggaagggatccagtttcagctttctacatatggctagccagttttcccagcaccatttattaaatagcgaatcctttccccatttcttgtttttgtcaggtttgtcaaagagcagatggttgtagatgtgtggtgttatttctgtggcctctgctctgttccattggtctatctctctgttttggtaccactaccatgctgttttggttactgtagccttgtagtgtaatttgaaatcaggtagtatgatgcctccagctttgttctttttgcttaggattgtcttggcaatgtgggctcttttttgattccatatgaactttaaagtattttttttttttcaattctgtaaagaaagtcgttggtagcttgatgggaatggcattgaatctacaaattaccttgggcagtatggccattttcacgatattgattgttcctatccgtgagcatggaaagttcttccatttgtttgtgtcctcttttatttcatcaagcagtggtttgtagttctccttgaagaggtccttcacatcccttgtaagttggattcctaggtatttattctctttgcagcaattgtgaatgggagttcactcatgatttggctctgttattgctatataggaatgcttgtgatttttgcacattgattttgtatcctgagactttgctgaagttgcttaccagcttaaggagattttgggctgagacaatggggttttctaaatatacaatcatgtcatctgcaaacaggtacaatttgacttcctcttttcctaattgaataccctttatttctttctcttgcctgattgctctggccagaacttccaacactatgttgaataggagtggtgagagagggcatccttgtcttgtactggttttcaaagggaatgcttccagtttttgcccattcagtatgatattggctgtgggtttgtcatgaatagctcttattattttgagatgcattccatcaatacctggtttattgagagtttttagcatgaaggctgttgaattttgtcaaagacctttcctgcatctattgagataataatgtggtttttgtcgttggttctgtttatgtgatggattacgtttattgatttgtgtatgttgaaccagccttccttcccagggatgaagccaacctgatcgtggtggataagctttttgatgtgctgctggatttggtttgccagtattttattgaggatttttgcattgatgttcatcagggatgttggtctaaaattccctttttgtgttgtgtctctgccaagctttggtatcaggatgatgtcagcctcataaaatgagttaggaggattccctctttttcttttgattggaatagtttcagagggaatggtatcagctcctctttatacctctggtagaattcgactgtgaatccgtctggtcctgtactttttttgattggtaggctattaattattgcctcaatttcagagcctgttattggtctattcagagattcaacttcttcctggtttagtcttgggagggtgtatgtgtccaggaatttattcatttcttctagattttctagtttatttgtgtagaggtatttatagtattctctgatggtagtttgtatttctgtgggatcagtggtgatattctgtttatcattttttattgtgtccatttgattcttgtctcttttctgctttattagtcttgctagtggtctatcaattttgttgatcttttcaaaaaaccagctcctggattcattgattttcttgaagggtttttcatgtctctatctctttcagttctgctctgatcttagttatttcttgccttctgctagcttttgaatttgtttgctcttgcttctctagttcttttagttgtgatgttagggtgttgattttagatctttcctgctttctcttgtgggcatttagtgctataaatttccctctacatactgctttaaatgtgtcccagagattctggtatgttgtgtctttgttctcattcgtttcaaagaacacctttatttctgccttcatttcgttatttacccagtagtcattcaggagtaagttgttcagtttccatgtagttgtgcagttttgagtgagtttcttaatcctgagttctaatttcattgcactgtggtctgagaggcagtttgctgtgatttctgttcttttacatttgctgaggagtgctttacttccaattatgtggtcaattttaaaataagtgcgacgtggtgctgagaagaatgtatattctattgatttggagtggagagttctgtagatgtctattaggtcttcttggtgcagagctgagttcaagtcctgggtatccttgttaaccttttgtcttgttgatctaatattgacagtggggtgttaaagtctcccattattattgtgtgggagtctaagtctgtttgtaggtctctaaggacttgctttatgaatctgggtgctcctgtattgggtgcatatatatttaggatagttagctcttcttgttgaattgatccctttaccatttcgtaatgaccttgtctcttttgatctttgttggtttaaagtctgttttatcagagactaggattgcaaaccctgcttttttttttttttgctttccatttgcttggtagatcttactccatccctttattttgagcctatgtgcgtctttgcatgtgagatgggtctcctgaatacagcatgctgatgggtcttgactctttatccaacttgccagtccatgtcttttaattggggcatttatcccatttacatttcaggttaatattgttatgtgtgaatttgatcctgtcattatgatgttagctggttattttgtctgttaattgatgcagtttcttcacagcattgatggtctttacagtttggcatgttttttgcagttactggtaccagttgtttctttccatctttagtgcttccttcaggagctcttgtaagggaggcctggtggtgacaaaatctctcagcatttgcttgtctataaaggattttatttatcctttatttatgaatcttagtttggctagatatgaaattctgggttgaaaattcttttctttaagaatgttgaatattggcccccactctcttctggcttgtggggtttctgccaagagatccactgttagtctgatgggcttctctttgtgggtaacccgacctttctctctggctgcccataacattttttccttcatttcaaccttggtgaatctgacaattatgtgtcttggggttgctcttctcgaggagtatttttgtggtgttctttgtatttcctgaatttgaatgttggcctgccttgctaggttggggaagttctcctggataatatgcTGCAGaggttttccaacttggttccattctccctgtcacttttaggtacaccaatcaaatgtagatttggtcttttcacatagtcccatatttcttggaagctttgttcatttctttttactgttttttctctaacattgtcttcttgctttatgtcattaatttgatcttcaatcactgatatcctttcttccatttgatcaaatcagctattgaagctgtGTGTCACAAAGTTcctgtgccatggttttcagctccatcaggtcatttaaggtcttctctacactgtttattctagttagccattcatctaatcttttttcaaagtttttagcttccttgtaatgggtttgaacatgctcctttagctcggagaagtttgttattaccgaccttctgaagcctacttctgtcaactcgtcaaagtcattctccgtccagctttgttccattgctagcgaggagctgcgatcctttggaagagaagaggtgctctgatttttagaattttcagcttttctgctctggtttctccccatctttgtggttttatctacctttggtctttggtgtTGGTGaactacagatggggttttggtgtagttGTCCTTTtcgttgatgttgatgctattgctttctgtttgttagttttcttctaacagtcaggtccctcagctgcaggtcttttggagtttgctggaggtccactccagacactgcttgcctgggtatcaccagcggaggctgcagaacagcaaatattgcagaaccgCAAATATTGCCGCCTGATCCTTCCtgtggaagcttcatcccagaggggcacccacctataggaggtgtctgtcagcccctattGGGAGGTGTCACCCAGTTAGGCTACaccaggggtcagggacccacttggggaggcagtctgtctgttctcagagctcaaacaccgtgttgggagaaccactgctctcttcagagctgtcagacagggatgtttaagtctgcagaagttgtctgctgccttttgttcagctaagccctgcccacagaggtggagtctagaggcagtaggccttgctgagttgtgttgtgctgcacccagtttgagcttcccagctgctttgtctacctactcaagcctcagcagtggcggACGCctctcccccagccaggctgctgcctcgcagttcgatctcagactgccgcgctagcagtgagcaaggctctgtgggcatgggacccactaagccaggcatgggacagaatctccttgtctgctggttgctaagatCTTGGGAAAAGCTCAGTATTGGGGCaggagtgtcccatttttccagatAGTCTGTCACGGCTTTGCTTGGTTagaaaagggaaatcccctgacctcttgtgcttcccgggtaaggtgatgccccgccctgcttcagctcaccctctgtgggctgcacccactgtccaaccagtcccaatgagatgaaccaggtacctcaattggaaatgcagaaatcacccatcttctgtgtcagtcatgctgggagctacagaccggagctgttcatattcggccatcttggaacagatCTCAGGAATAATCAATGTTTTAATGGCTTGTGGGAACTTTTAAACTCTGATATAATCTGTGTAGCTGTCCTGCTAGCCATCAAaaatctatcttttctttttcgtGGGGACTTGGAGGTGATCAGCTGCTTCAAAATGAAGCTGATCTTCCCAGCCACCGGCTGCCAGGAGCTCATTGAAGTGGATGATGAGCACGAACTTTGGACCTATTATGACAAGCGTATTCTGATGCTCTgggtgaaaagaaatgaagggttATGTGGTCCAGGACAGTGATGGGAACAACAAACAAGTCTCCCCCAAGAAGCAGGATGTCCTGACCATGGCCATGCCCATGTGCCATTGCATAAGGGGCATTCTTGTTAGAGACCAAGGAGAACTGGAGAAAAGAGGCACAagtctgctgggtgtggtggctctcgtctgtggtcccagctactggggaaactgaggtaagaggattgcttgaacccaggcgttcaaggctgcaatgagctgtgatcacactactgcacttggtcctgggtgacagagtgagactttgtatcttaaaaaaaatttttaaagaaaattcaagtCTGTTCTGGATTGCACGATGGATGCCAATCTGAGTGTTTTCAACTTAACTATTGGCCAAAAAGGAGAGGAGGATATTCCTGGACTGACGGATGCTACTGGGCCTCTGTCCTGGGGCTCAGAACAGATAGCAGAATCCACAAACATTTCCATCTTTCCAAAGAAGATCATGAACACCAGTGTTTTGTGAGAAAGCCCCTAAACAAAGAAAGTAAGAGACCTGGGAGTAAAGCACCCAAGATTCAGTCTTGTTATTCCATGTGCCCAGCAACACAAATGTAGGCCTATTGCTCTGAAGAAACAGCATATTTAGGAAAACAAGAGGTTGCAGAGCAGAACATGCTGAACTTTTGGTCAAGAGAATgcaggaggtaaaaaaaaaaaaaaaatgccaagaacaGATAGCCAAGAGACAGAGCTGTCCTCTCTGAGAAATTCTACCTCCAAGTTTAAGTgttgtcaaaacaaacaaacaaacaaacaaagattctTCTAAGAATAACAAACAATAAGATCACacatcaagaaacaaaacaaaccccaatCTGCCTTATTCTTCAGGGCAAAGACTGCCAGTTGCCTACCTAATatccattctctctttcttcctttctagaaGAACCATGTTTTTCTCAGGGTGGCGATGCTCCTCACAACTGCATTTCCCAATCATACATGTTGGGTTCAGCAAGCGACTCAGTCCCAACCAATGCGGTGTGAGTAGAATCATTGGGTGCCACTCTgtgaaagctttttaaaagggGATCAGGGCAGTTGGCGtgcccctttcctcctccctatCTGGAAGGGGTCCCAACGTCTGGGGGGGCAGAGGCCATCTTGGATTCATGAGACCCAAGGCCACACCCCAGTGTGGCAGAGTGTAAGAGAGCAAGATCCTGAATTAGGTGGAGCTGCCGCATCAGCTCTGGGCTGCCTGCCTCCTGACTTGTATTTGGATGGACTATCGTGAGTTGAATTTTCTGTTAAGTGTACCTATTCCCAACCCACAAGCCTGCCCTTTGGTTTTCATTATCTCTGCATGTCCCAATCATATCAATGGCTCCCATTGTGTGTTTATTGTATAGCAGAGGACTCAGCACACCACACAATGTAATGTACTGCTAAGATGCGTTTGTTGACTGTGTGATTCCCAGGTCAGGTTTTATGTTCATCCTGATACGAGGCAGTGAGAAGTACAAACCATCACCTACAAAGTATATTTGATCTGAATCCAAACATGAAGAAACTATTATAGAAATTCAGCATGGAATGGGGGACAATCTAGTAAACTGACCTGAACCCCAAAAGTTCCATGTAACCAGAAAAATACAAGAAGGTGGTGGTCAGGGGTTACTATTCTAGATTAAAAGaggctaaagaaaaataattaatgggtacggggcttaatacctgggtgacaaaagaaTCCATACAACGAaatcccatgacacaagtttacctatataataaacctacaggctgggcatggtggctcacgcctgtaatcccagcactttgggaggccaaggcaggcggatcacgaggttaggagatcaagaccaccctggctaacacggtgaaaccccgtctctactaaaaaaatacaaaaaaattagccgggcgtggtggcaggcgcctgtagtcccagctactctggaggctgaggcaggggaatggcgtgaacccctggggcggagcttgcagagagccgagatcgcgccactgcactccagcctgggagacagagcaagactccgccaaaaaaaaaaaaaaaaaaaaaaaaaaaaaaaaaaaaaaaaaaaacccgaaaaattagctgggtgtggtggcacatgcctgtagtcccagctactccggaggctgaggcaggagaatcacttgaacctgggaggtggaggttgcagtgagccgagatcgcaccactgcactgcagcctgggcgacagagccagaccctctctcaaaaaaaaaattgaaacttaaaaaataaacctacacatgtacccctgagaGACTggcgaatcatctgaggtcaggagttcaagaccagcctggccaacatggtgaaaccccgtctctactaataatacaaaaactagccgggcgtggttgtgggcgcctata is part of the Macaca thibetana thibetana isolate TM-01 chromosome 17, ASM2454274v1, whole genome shotgun sequence genome and harbors:
- the LOC126940224 gene encoding protein cornichon homolog 1, whose product is MAFTFAAFCYMLALLLTAALIFFAIWHIIAFDELKTDYKNPIDQCNTLNPLVLPEYLIHAFFCVMFLCAAEWLTLGLNMPLLAYHIWRYMSRPVMSGPGLYDPTTIMNADILAYCQKEGWCKLAFYLLAFFYYLYGMIYVLVSS